In the genome of Criblamydia sequanensis CRIB-18, one region contains:
- a CDS encoding beta strand repeat-containing protein, whose translation MKNISRCIHLFLHAVFILLASQASSAWDLPVTEISTTTTFNQDPDVAMALNSTNEGLATWTFSSTNLLIQASKYDGSTWSAPVTISVPGEDADQSKVGMDSTGKGHAVWRRFDGPQTVIQTAAFDGTTWGAPINLSLTGQNALNPQISVNASNHAMAVWTRSNGVQNVTQAAYFDGTTWGAPVTINTPGLNSELPQVSLNSTDRALAVWEEPNGLGDVLIQAAFFNGTTWDAPVQLSSTGFNSSNAQVSLNDSNIGFATWILNNAGLGEIQAAPFNGTTWDAAETIIEPGSTGYSPKIEVWPSGNAVAVWINNDFSSERVKGTIYSSGSWGAVDTFGDQLPNTEVVLGVNSTNIAYASWLSFAPFVNVVRAAVFNGSTWAPQDTLTSEESYATSIAVNPSGRALVVLAKDSDDVGIFATESTGEDINSNVVATPPFANADGIDFSTITVTLINNGGAPIVGNTVSLAANGGSSVISAPSGPSDASGQVTFTVTDTVIEDVTYTATDETNGIVIVQTATVSFLNEESFFSTVEASPTSVLNNGSSSSTITVTLTNGTDPIVGSEVSLSQGGGSSSIFGPSGPSDALGQVFFTVTNTTAEVVTYTATDTTTGNVIAQTAQVTFFADESTTSTVTASPLIVMSDGVQASTITVTLLDNLGVPIVGNNVSLSQGGGSSIISPPSGASDAFGQVTFTVTNTQVETVTYTATDTTNAVVIFQTAQVSFETNEESASTVVAAPTSVNADGSQSSTITVTLLDDLLNPIVGNTVSLSQGGGSSSISPPSGVSNAFGQVTFTVTNTTPETVTYTARDNTNGIDLQQTAQVTFIALESNTSTVTAFPLSVISDGVSFSTITVTLLDGFLNPIVGHTVSLAQNGSSVISAPSGPSDAFGQVTFTVTNINSETVTYTATDVTNGVIITQTAQVAFGDSEAGLSTVIATPASVEANGVEFSTITVTLLNGALNPIVGNSVSLSQGGGSSIISPLVAVTNAFGQAQFIVRSTTEEVVTYTATDITNAVLITQTAEVTFTEPLGPLPPTNFRGQLKKNKFATQTEYYDLLEWDPSPDINTDHYEIYQNGVLKAVVPATGPFKVAINNVNKNLTYIYTLYAVDIEGDKSAPVVISVP comes from the coding sequence ATGAAGAATATCAGTAGATGTATCCATTTATTTCTACATGCCGTTTTTATTTTACTTGCAAGCCAAGCAAGTTCTGCATGGGACCTTCCGGTGACGGAAATTTCAACTACGACGACATTTAATCAGGATCCCGATGTCGCTATGGCGCTAAATTCAACAAATGAGGGTTTAGCCACTTGGACTTTCTCATCAACTAATCTTTTAATTCAAGCTTCCAAATATGATGGATCGACTTGGAGTGCGCCTGTCACAATTTCAGTACCCGGTGAAGATGCTGACCAATCCAAAGTCGGTATGGACTCCACAGGGAAAGGCCATGCGGTTTGGAGACGATTCGATGGACCTCAAACGGTTATTCAAACGGCAGCCTTTGATGGCACGACTTGGGGGGCGCCGATAAATTTGTCATTGACAGGTCAAAATGCATTAAACCCTCAGATCTCTGTCAATGCAAGCAATCACGCCATGGCTGTTTGGACAAGAAGCAATGGAGTGCAAAATGTCACTCAAGCCGCCTACTTTGATGGCACGACTTGGGGGGCACCCGTTACCATTAATACTCCAGGGCTGAATTCCGAACTTCCTCAAGTTTCACTCAACTCAACTGATAGGGCTCTTGCCGTTTGGGAAGAGCCTAATGGCTTAGGCGATGTACTTATTCAAGCAGCTTTTTTTAATGGGACTACCTGGGATGCTCCCGTTCAATTATCGTCCACTGGCTTTAATAGCTCGAATGCCCAGGTATCCCTAAATGATTCAAACATTGGATTTGCCACTTGGATTCTTAATAATGCAGGTCTTGGTGAGATACAAGCGGCTCCCTTTAATGGAACTACTTGGGATGCAGCAGAAACTATTATAGAACCTGGGAGCACGGGCTACTCTCCAAAAATTGAAGTATGGCCAAGTGGAAATGCCGTAGCAGTTTGGATCAATAATGACTTTTCATCCGAACGTGTTAAAGGGACAATTTATAGCAGCGGTTCTTGGGGTGCGGTCGATACCTTTGGAGATCAGCTTCCAAATACCGAAGTAGTCCTTGGAGTCAATTCGACAAATATTGCCTATGCTTCTTGGCTTAGCTTTGCTCCATTTGTGAACGTAGTAAGAGCGGCAGTCTTTAACGGCAGCACCTGGGCTCCGCAAGATACTTTAACTTCAGAGGAGAGTTATGCAACATCCATTGCGGTAAATCCATCCGGCCGAGCCCTTGTAGTTCTCGCTAAGGATTCAGATGATGTTGGAATATTCGCAACTGAAAGTACAGGGGAAGATATAAATTCAAATGTAGTTGCCACCCCTCCTTTTGCTAATGCCGACGGGATTGATTTTTCAACCATCACGGTTACTCTGATTAATAATGGAGGCGCGCCTATTGTAGGCAATACAGTGAGCTTGGCGGCAAACGGCGGCAGCTCTGTAATTTCAGCGCCATCAGGCCCATCTGACGCTTCAGGACAAGTGACCTTTACTGTGACAGATACAGTCATTGAAGATGTCACCTATACCGCAACAGATGAAACCAATGGGATTGTCATTGTCCAAACAGCCACTGTCTCCTTTTTGAATGAAGAAAGCTTTTTTTCAACTGTTGAAGCCTCGCCAACGTCTGTTTTAAACAATGGCTCTTCTTCTTCTACCATCACAGTCACCCTCACAAATGGGACAGACCCGATTGTTGGAAGTGAGGTCTCTTTATCTCAAGGCGGCGGAAGCTCATCTATCTTTGGCCCCTCTGGGCCCTCTGATGCTTTAGGGCAGGTCTTTTTTACTGTTACTAACACAACAGCTGAAGTGGTAACCTACACAGCGACAGATACAACAACCGGGAACGTAATAGCGCAAACTGCCCAAGTTACTTTCTTTGCCGATGAGTCCACCACCTCAACTGTTACAGCTTCCCCATTAATTGTCATGTCCGATGGCGTTCAAGCTTCAACTATAACGGTGACTCTTCTTGACAACCTTGGCGTTCCAATTGTTGGAAATAACGTCTCTTTATCCCAAGGCGGCGGAAGCTCGATAATATCGCCCCCGTCAGGAGCATCAGATGCTTTTGGACAAGTGACTTTCACTGTTACAAATACCCAGGTTGAAACCGTGACCTACACGGCAACAGACACAACCAATGCTGTTGTGATTTTTCAAACAGCCCAAGTATCTTTTGAGACTAACGAAGAAAGCGCTTCAACTGTGGTAGCAGCGCCAACTTCAGTAAATGCCGATGGTTCTCAATCTTCAACCATAACCGTAACCCTTTTAGATGACCTTTTAAACCCAATTGTCGGAAACACGGTGTCCCTTTCACAAGGAGGCGGATCTTCCTCAATATCTCCGCCATCCGGGGTGTCCAACGCTTTTGGGCAAGTGACCTTTACAGTCACTAACACCACCCCTGAAACGGTCACCTATACAGCAAGGGATAATACTAATGGGATTGACCTTCAGCAAACGGCGCAAGTAACTTTCATTGCTCTTGAAAGTAATACTTCAACAGTCACAGCTTTCCCTCTAAGCGTGATTTCCGATGGGGTTTCTTTTTCCACCATAACAGTCACGCTTTTAGATGGATTTTTAAATCCGATTGTTGGCCATACCGTTTCACTTGCACAAAACGGAAGCTCAGTTATCTCAGCGCCGTCAGGTCCATCCGATGCCTTTGGCCAAGTGACTTTCACCGTGACGAATATCAACAGTGAAACTGTCACTTATACAGCAACAGATGTGACTAATGGCGTCATTATTACTCAAACCGCACAAGTAGCTTTTGGCGATAGCGAAGCCGGACTATCTACTGTTATCGCAACACCTGCAAGCGTAGAAGCAAATGGAGTCGAATTTTCAACCATCACAGTTACTTTGCTAAATGGCGCTTTAAATCCAATTGTTGGCAATAGCGTATCTTTATCCCAAGGAGGAGGAAGTTCTATTATAAGTCCATTAGTTGCTGTAACAAATGCTTTTGGCCAAGCCCAATTTATCGTTAGAAGCACAACTGAAGAAGTTGTGACCTATACGGCAACAGATATCACAAATGCTGTTCTGATCACACAAACCGCCGAGGTGACTTTCACCGAACCTCTCGGCCCCCTTCCTCCCACTAATTTTAGAGGGCAGCTTAAAAAAAATAAATTTGCAACACAAACAGAATACTATGACCTCTTGGAGTGGGATCCAAGCCCGGATATTAATACCGATCATTATGAAATCTACCAAAATGGAGTCCTTAAGGCAGTTGTTCCGGCAACAGGTCCTTTTAAGGTCGCTATTAACAATGTAAACAAAAACCTAACGTATATTTATACGCTATATGCTGTGGATATTGAGGGAGACAAAAGCGCTCCTGTTGTCATAAGCGTTCCCTAA
- a CDS encoding FAD-dependent oxidoreductase: protein MLYKIILFCLLTTSLIGEEIVYLKTPKLVRENIIGTNVGIRPFRKTGVRIESEWLNDKLLVHNYGYGGSGMTLSFGGALEVLEILGHHQIPSKRVAILGGGVVGMALAYDLLLQGYEVHIYAEDWCPNLTSNVAAGIWSPLTYPNDLSNEKKQLHQRMLKNSEARLLKSLGDNPEFMGVRLITSYTFRSEKARPSPKTTQGEEIIAHFDNGVVKKGRRFYELGIDGKLFMDDLYKKVKEKGAILKQVHFETAEDLLNLEESILVNCTSMGSIKLFKDKEFIPIRGQLVYYAPQKEMDYLFAHALDDDPKDSNMFFVSIYPRSDALILGGVYEPSQTDLKINPLVIEKIIDNAEKCLLGDL, encoded by the coding sequence ATGTTATATAAGATTATACTTTTTTGTTTATTGACAACTTCTTTAATTGGAGAAGAGATTGTCTATTTAAAAACACCAAAATTAGTAAGAGAAAATATTATTGGGACTAACGTTGGGATAAGGCCTTTTAGAAAAACGGGTGTTCGAATAGAAAGTGAATGGCTTAATGACAAATTGCTCGTTCATAATTATGGTTATGGAGGATCCGGGATGACCTTATCTTTTGGGGGAGCTTTGGAAGTTTTGGAAATTCTTGGTCATCACCAAATTCCTTCCAAGAGAGTGGCCATTTTAGGCGGAGGGGTTGTTGGCATGGCTCTTGCCTACGATCTTCTTCTTCAAGGTTATGAAGTCCACATTTATGCTGAGGATTGGTGTCCGAATCTTACATCAAATGTCGCCGCCGGAATTTGGAGTCCGCTTACCTACCCGAATGATCTTTCAAACGAAAAAAAACAATTGCATCAAAGGATGTTAAAGAATTCCGAAGCTCGTTTATTAAAGAGTTTAGGGGATAACCCTGAGTTTATGGGCGTTCGTCTTATCACAAGCTATACCTTTAGATCTGAAAAGGCGCGTCCGTCGCCAAAAACGACTCAAGGCGAGGAGATAATAGCCCATTTTGATAACGGGGTAGTTAAAAAAGGGCGGCGGTTTTACGAACTTGGAATAGATGGAAAATTATTTATGGATGATCTTTATAAGAAAGTTAAGGAAAAGGGAGCTATTTTAAAGCAGGTTCATTTCGAGACGGCGGAAGACCTTCTTAATCTTGAAGAAAGCATCCTTGTTAATTGCACGAGCATGGGCTCTATTAAACTTTTTAAAGATAAAGAATTTATTCCAATTAGAGGACAGCTTGTTTATTATGCCCCCCAAAAAGAAATGGATTACCTATTTGCTCATGCTCTTGACGATGATCCAAAGGATTCTAATATGTTTTTTGTTTCGATCTACCCAAGAAGCGATGCCTTGATCTTAGGAGGGGTCTATGAGCCTAGTCAAACAGATTTAAAAATCAATCCTCTTGTTATTGAAAAGATAATTGATAATGCCGAAAAATGTCTATTAGGCGATTTGTAG
- a CDS encoding threonine aldolase family protein — protein MAQKKISLASDNWAPAHPKIMQAIVEANVGDTPSYGSDPWTKEAEKLIQEAFHTKCKVFFLPTGTGSNVFSLKMACKRHESIICSDIAHIHYQESGAAESLIGCKLLTVPHIDGKVIPSVLLKKLRLEKAFGKHSTSPRILSITQPTEVGTVYNLEELRALSKLCKEEKLIFHIDGSRLYNAVASLEISFQDLIHAAKVDVLSLGGTKNGLIGAEAVLIFNPELEEGSDYLQKQTLQLLSKMRYLSAQYLPFFREGLWKSLALHANEKAKEIASLIQRIPNLKISYKVETNQIFFTAPPSWIPLIQEKIHCYPWDQEKGEVRFIASWNTQSEDVQALRAILSEIAKTPL, from the coding sequence ATGGCTCAGAAAAAAATTTCACTAGCAAGCGACAATTGGGCGCCCGCTCATCCAAAAATCATGCAAGCCATCGTTGAAGCCAATGTTGGCGATACCCCCTCTTATGGATCCGATCCCTGGACTAAGGAAGCTGAGAAATTAATTCAAGAGGCTTTTCATACTAAATGCAAAGTTTTTTTTCTCCCCACTGGTACCGGCAGCAATGTTTTCAGTCTAAAAATGGCTTGCAAAAGACATGAATCGATTATTTGCTCTGACATTGCTCACATCCACTATCAAGAATCCGGTGCCGCGGAATCTCTTATTGGTTGCAAGCTTTTAACCGTTCCTCATATAGATGGAAAAGTAATCCCAAGCGTTCTTCTAAAAAAATTGAGACTTGAAAAAGCTTTCGGAAAGCATTCGACCTCACCTCGAATCTTATCCATTACTCAACCGACAGAAGTTGGAACTGTCTATAACCTGGAAGAGCTTAGAGCCCTTTCAAAATTATGCAAAGAAGAAAAGCTAATCTTTCATATAGATGGCAGCCGTCTTTATAATGCAGTAGCAAGTCTTGAGATTTCTTTTCAGGATCTTATCCATGCAGCAAAGGTTGATGTGCTATCTCTTGGGGGCACCAAAAATGGATTAATAGGAGCTGAAGCGGTTCTTATATTTAATCCGGAACTAGAAGAAGGAAGCGACTATCTGCAAAAGCAAACGCTCCAACTCCTATCTAAAATGCGCTATCTTTCTGCTCAGTACCTTCCTTTTTTCAGAGAAGGGTTATGGAAATCCCTCGCTTTACATGCAAACGAGAAAGCAAAAGAGATCGCTTCCCTTATTCAAAGAATTCCAAATCTTAAAATAAGCTACAAGGTCGAAACAAATCAGATATTTTTTACAGCCCCGCCATCATGGATTCCCTTGATCCAAGAAAAAATCCACTGCTATCCTTGGGATCAAGAGAAAGGAGAAGTAAGATTTATCGCCTCCTGGAACACCCAAAGCGAGGATGTACAAGCGTTAAGGGCTATTTTATCGGAAATAGCCAAAACCCCTCTTTAA
- a CDS encoding GNAT family N-acetyltransferase, producing the protein MNKSVEFEPLRESHFNLLHKWLNKPHVQAYYSVRSWTLAEVKEKFIPYVNGEKSIKGYIVASSNQPLGYIQSYPLKKYPFKDQDLPAIIVEKAAGIDVFIGEEAKLGQGLGYSIIHTFLEKFIWPNYQYCLADPDIRNVASIRLFKSCGFKEHKTIRSNDALGHQAMYLLFIKGSPLMG; encoded by the coding sequence ATGAATAAATCAGTTGAATTTGAGCCGTTACGGGAATCTCATTTTAATCTCTTACACAAATGGTTGAATAAGCCGCATGTTCAAGCGTATTATTCCGTTAGATCTTGGACCCTAGCGGAAGTGAAAGAAAAATTTATTCCGTATGTTAATGGGGAGAAGTCCATAAAGGGGTATATTGTTGCTTCTTCGAATCAACCTCTCGGCTATATCCAAAGCTATCCCTTAAAAAAGTATCCCTTCAAAGATCAGGATTTGCCTGCCATTATCGTTGAAAAAGCCGCCGGAATCGATGTCTTTATTGGCGAAGAGGCGAAGTTAGGTCAAGGGCTTGGTTACTCGATTATACATACTTTTTTAGAAAAGTTTATTTGGCCCAATTATCAATATTGTTTAGCTGATCCCGATATTAGAAATGTTGCCTCTATTCGTTTATTTAAAAGTTGCGGCTTTAAAGAACACAAAACCATCCGGAGTAATGATGCTTTGGGCCATCAAGCCATGTACTTGCTATTCATCAAAGGTTCTCCCTTGATGGGATAA
- a CDS encoding SDR family NAD(P)-dependent oxidoreductase, whose amino-acid sequence MKDKVAILTGATSMIGRACARLFSEHGMKLMLVGRSLEKLEKIANDLPGIVEINALNSLSENEIKKMVIKTVSLFGHIDAVVQNVAIYPWKYIDELTLDDWQGALDTNLTSAFLVSKASFSEMKRHRNGKFVFLSSIAGETIGLPHMAAYAASKAGLNGFMRTAAIEFSKYNMNVNSISPGKVYDEQTLTKKEVNEKLLSVPLRRFVKPIDVAEMALFLVSEKANNITGQNFIIDGGQSVLGEEAHIRS is encoded by the coding sequence ATGAAAGATAAAGTGGCCATCCTTACAGGTGCTACTAGTATGATTGGCAGGGCCTGTGCTCGACTATTTTCCGAGCACGGAATGAAGCTCATGTTAGTGGGACGTTCCTTAGAAAAACTTGAAAAAATCGCTAATGACTTACCAGGGATTGTAGAAATAAATGCTTTGAATAGTCTTTCAGAAAACGAAATCAAAAAAATGGTTATAAAAACAGTATCTTTGTTTGGCCATATTGATGCAGTTGTTCAAAATGTCGCTATCTATCCATGGAAATACATCGATGAATTGACATTGGACGATTGGCAGGGAGCACTTGACACTAATCTCACAAGTGCATTTTTGGTTTCTAAAGCTTCTTTTTCAGAAATGAAACGACATAGAAACGGGAAATTTGTATTTTTGTCCTCTATAGCTGGAGAAACCATTGGTTTGCCTCATATGGCCGCCTATGCCGCATCAAAAGCTGGTTTGAATGGCTTTATGAGAACAGCAGCGATAGAATTTTCTAAATATAATATGAATGTGAATAGCATTAGTCCCGGAAAAGTCTATGATGAGCAGACTCTTACCAAAAAAGAAGTTAATGAAAAACTCCTCTCAGTGCCTCTTCGTCGCTTTGTAAAGCCTATAGATGTAGCAGAAATGGCTTTATTTCTTGTTTCAGAAAAAGCAAATAACATCACAGGACAAAACTTCATTATTGACGGCGGGCAATCGGTTTTGGGTGAAGAAGCTCATATTCGTTCTTGA
- the hemH gene encoding ferrochelatase, whose protein sequence is MSKIGVLLVNLGTPDAPTKPAVKRYLKEFLLDPRVIDYPFYLRQILVRCLIIPKRINETTSFYQRIWEKEGSPLMIHSKAQKELLQEELGEGYQVELAMRYQNPSIKDTLEKLKGVKEMVVIPLFPQYASATTGSLHQEIMRCLKSFETIPKILFHSSYPENELMAEAFAERARAKDLSKYDHFLFSFHGLPVRHILKANSQCMKGDCCESLTPKNKLCYRAECFATARSIVKALGLEKNQYSLCFQSRLGKEKWLEPYAIDHLKNLAKSGKKRVLVFCPSFVADCIETIHEIAVEYAKDFKVFGGESLDLVESLNDHPLWIQALSQMIRPDSMNLKNHFGLKKETKSFALSHQ, encoded by the coding sequence ATGTCAAAAATAGGCGTTCTTCTTGTCAATTTAGGCACCCCGGATGCACCGACAAAGCCGGCTGTAAAGCGTTATTTAAAAGAATTTTTGCTTGACCCCCGAGTCATTGATTACCCCTTTTATTTAAGACAAATACTTGTCAGATGCCTTATCATCCCAAAAAGAATCAATGAGACGACAAGCTTTTATCAGCGCATTTGGGAAAAAGAAGGCTCTCCTCTTATGATCCATTCAAAGGCTCAAAAAGAGCTTTTGCAGGAAGAGTTAGGGGAGGGGTATCAAGTTGAGCTTGCCATGCGCTACCAAAACCCTTCAATTAAAGATACTCTTGAGAAATTAAAGGGAGTTAAAGAAATGGTTGTCATTCCTCTTTTTCCACAATACGCTTCAGCTACAACCGGATCATTGCATCAAGAAATTATGAGATGTCTTAAAAGTTTCGAAACCATCCCTAAGATTCTTTTTCACTCAAGCTATCCCGAAAATGAGCTCATGGCCGAAGCGTTTGCAGAAAGAGCGAGAGCTAAAGACCTCTCAAAATATGACCATTTTCTCTTTAGCTTTCATGGCCTGCCGGTTCGTCATATTTTGAAAGCCAATAGCCAATGCATGAAGGGGGATTGCTGCGAGAGCTTAACTCCAAAAAATAAGCTTTGCTATAGAGCTGAATGCTTTGCCACCGCAAGATCTATTGTGAAAGCTCTGGGTCTTGAAAAAAATCAATATAGCCTTTGCTTTCAGTCCAGGCTTGGGAAGGAAAAATGGCTTGAGCCATATGCGATCGATCATCTTAAAAATTTAGCTAAAAGCGGAAAAAAGCGAGTGCTTGTTTTTTGTCCTTCGTTTGTCGCAGATTGTATCGAAACCATTCATGAAATAGCCGTAGAATACGCAAAAGACTTTAAAGTTTTTGGAGGAGAATCCCTTGATTTAGTGGAAAGCTTAAATGACCATCCTCTATGGATTCAAGCGCTCTCTCAAATGATTAGACCGGACTCTATGAATTTGAAAAACCATTTTGGACTTAAAAAAGAAACCAAGTCCTTCGCTCTGTCTCATCAATAA
- a CDS encoding oxalate decarboxylase family bicupin, with translation MTYETQKINSEEQPEPIIGSLGASILGPTNLSRDLENPDVIRPPRTDQGTLANLKWSFSDSHMRIEEGGWARQTTIRELPSSPTIAGVNMRLKSGAIREMHWHKESEWAFMLKGKARITAVDELGRTFQDDVEEGDLWFFPAGIPHSIQGLPGDGCEFLLAFDDGDFSEDSTFLLTDWLAHTPKEVLAKNFGVPEESFANIPKKELYIFSSDAPPPLNKDKIAGNGPVPFTFSHRMMAQKPLQMKHGTVRITDSSNFPISKTIAAGLVEIEPGGMRELHWHTNADEWQFYISGKARMTVFASEGIARTFNFQAGDVGSVPFPMAHYIENIGDTTLRFLELFRSDRFADVSLAQWLKFTPFELVKAHLHIDESILNKVSKQKTPIV, from the coding sequence ATGACTTACGAAACCCAAAAGATCAATTCTGAAGAACAGCCGGAACCTATTATCGGCTCGCTTGGAGCATCGATTCTAGGGCCGACAAACCTATCTCGCGATCTTGAAAATCCGGATGTGATCAGACCTCCAAGAACAGACCAAGGCACCCTTGCGAATCTAAAATGGTCTTTTTCAGATAGTCATATGCGTATAGAAGAGGGTGGCTGGGCAAGACAAACCACTATCCGCGAGCTTCCAAGTTCTCCGACAATTGCCGGGGTCAATATGCGTCTTAAATCCGGAGCTATTAGAGAGATGCATTGGCATAAAGAGTCTGAATGGGCTTTTATGCTAAAAGGAAAAGCTCGAATAACCGCAGTTGATGAATTGGGCCGTACTTTCCAAGATGATGTTGAAGAGGGCGACCTTTGGTTTTTCCCTGCCGGAATCCCTCACTCGATTCAAGGGCTTCCAGGGGATGGCTGCGAATTTCTTTTAGCCTTTGATGACGGGGATTTTTCTGAAGACTCTACATTTTTACTAACCGATTGGCTCGCTCACACGCCTAAAGAAGTGCTCGCTAAAAACTTTGGCGTACCGGAAGAAAGCTTTGCTAACATTCCTAAAAAAGAACTCTATATTTTTTCATCGGATGCACCCCCTCCTCTTAATAAAGATAAAATTGCGGGTAACGGGCCTGTTCCCTTTACTTTTTCCCATCGCATGATGGCGCAAAAGCCTTTACAGATGAAGCATGGAACGGTACGAATTACAGACTCGTCCAACTTTCCAATTTCTAAAACTATCGCAGCAGGTCTTGTCGAGATAGAGCCGGGCGGAATGCGAGAGCTTCACTGGCATACCAATGCTGACGAGTGGCAGTTTTATATCTCCGGAAAAGCCAGGATGACTGTCTTTGCTTCAGAAGGTATTGCCCGTACGTTTAATTTTCAAGCAGGCGATGTCGGCTCTGTTCCCTTTCCTATGGCTCACTATATTGAAAATATCGGCGACACCACCCTTCGTTTTTTAGAGCTTTTTAGAAGCGATCGTTTTGCCGATGTTTCTTTGGCTCAGTGGCTAAAATTTACTCCTTTTGAGCTTGTAAAAGCCCATTTACATATCGATGAATCGATTTTGAATAAAGTTTCGAAACAAAAAACTCCAATAGTTTAA
- a CDS encoding DUF1254 domain-containing protein yields MKNFIYILLALLLTSLLFSFWKKEDLDKNKNSEELAEKAYIYGYPLVLMDTTEKILTATAAPDGAKAPVNQIVNIRAFPNPEMQDVVSPNADTLYTSGWLDLTKEPMVFSVPDTFDRYYLIQLLDAWTDVLSPIGTTHTGNKKGSFAITGPEWKGNLPEGVKQIKSPTNTVWLIGRVLTKGPADYAAVHKIQDQFSLKPLSFYGKDYTPPARVPIDPYVDVKTPPVAQVDNLEGITFFRRLNELMEGSPPSLKDEAFLKQLEEIGIGRGKKFDPKNFSKERLTELQKGVDEAKLKIKEAWKNQSFSKKVNGWVMPSTKVGQYGTDYFFRAVIAYGALGANLAEDAFYPLTNVDDKGEPLIGKNAYKIHFEKDKLPPVEAFWSITLYNDRQFFVKNPINRYSLGDRSGLKFNEDGSLDIYIQNTSPGKEKESNWLPSPTGLFNLILRLYQPKKEVLEGSWKPPSVQKVN; encoded by the coding sequence ATGAAAAATTTTATTTATATTTTGCTTGCGTTATTACTCACCTCGCTTCTTTTTTCCTTTTGGAAAAAAGAGGATTTGGACAAAAACAAAAACTCCGAAGAGCTTGCTGAAAAAGCTTATATTTATGGTTATCCTCTTGTCCTAATGGATACGACAGAGAAGATTTTAACAGCTACCGCTGCACCTGATGGGGCGAAAGCACCTGTCAATCAGATAGTTAACATTAGAGCTTTCCCGAATCCTGAGATGCAGGATGTCGTAAGTCCAAATGCCGATACTCTCTATACCTCAGGCTGGCTTGATTTAACAAAAGAACCCATGGTTTTTTCAGTACCGGACACCTTTGACCGATACTATCTTATCCAGCTTTTGGATGCTTGGACAGATGTTTTAAGCCCGATCGGAACCACCCACACCGGAAATAAAAAGGGTAGTTTTGCAATTACCGGTCCTGAATGGAAAGGGAATCTGCCGGAAGGAGTAAAACAAATTAAATCCCCAACAAATACAGTTTGGCTTATTGGAAGAGTTTTGACAAAGGGGCCCGCGGATTATGCTGCGGTCCATAAAATCCAGGATCAATTTTCTTTAAAACCTTTAAGTTTTTATGGAAAAGATTACACACCTCCCGCTCGTGTGCCTATCGATCCTTACGTGGATGTTAAAACGCCCCCTGTTGCTCAAGTCGATAATTTAGAAGGGATCACTTTTTTTAGAAGGCTAAATGAGCTTATGGAAGGCTCGCCGCCTTCGCTAAAGGATGAAGCCTTTCTAAAACAATTGGAGGAGATTGGAATAGGCCGTGGAAAGAAATTTGACCCTAAAAACTTTTCCAAGGAGAGATTGACCGAACTTCAAAAAGGCGTTGATGAAGCGAAATTGAAAATAAAGGAAGCTTGGAAAAATCAAAGCTTTTCTAAAAAGGTAAATGGGTGGGTCATGCCAAGCACTAAAGTCGGCCAATATGGAACAGACTATTTTTTTAGAGCTGTCATCGCTTACGGCGCTCTTGGAGCCAATCTGGCAGAAGATGCTTTTTATCCGTTAACTAATGTCGATGATAAGGGGGAGCCCTTAATCGGAAAAAATGCTTATAAAATTCATTTCGAAAAAGATAAGTTACCTCCGGTTGAAGCTTTCTGGTCAATTACGCTCTATAACGACAGACAATTTTTTGTTAAAAACCCTATCAATCGCTATTCTTTGGGGGATAGAAGCGGTCTAAAGTTCAATGAAGATGGCTCGCTTGATATTTATATTCAAAATACTTCTCCGGGAAAAGAAAAAGAATCCAATTGGCTTCCCTCTCCAACCGGCTTATTTAATCTTATTTTAAGGCTCTATCAACCCAAAAAAGAGGTTTTAGAAGGAAGCTGGAAACCTCCTTCTGTGCAAAAAGTCAACTAG